The genomic segment ATGATGTTGCGGGGGTGGGATTTGAACCCACGACCTTCAGGTTATGAGCCTGACGAGCTACCAAGCTGCTCTACCCCGCGATCTGGGTGGCTTTATGCAGAACTCATTGCTAACTGTCAAGAAATCCCACAAGAATTTCTCTGGACCGAAACGATCAAAGTCTGTAGGATATCATTCTAAGTCTTTGATATAAGAGGCAAATAAAGAACATGAGCCCTATCGAAAACCACGATGAACCTCTTCATATCCTTGTTGTCGATGATGACGCCACAAATATTCTTCTCATCGAGAAAACTCTCCGATCAAAGCATTACCACGTTTCGCACGCCTCTTCGGGCGAAGAAGCACTCACTTTTGTCCAGCAGCAGCCACCAGACATCATTCTTTTAGATGTCATGATGCCCGGCATGAATGGTTTTGAAGTGTGTAAAATTTTAAAATCACAACAAAGCACTCGTCTCCTCCCTATTATTATTATTACAGCGTTACAGGAAAAAGAAGATCGTATCGCCGGGATAGAAGCTGGATGCGATGATTTTCTTTCAAAGCCGATCGATCGGCTGGAGCTTGTCGCTCGTGTTCAAGCGCTTGGAAAAGTGAAACGACTTAATGATGATCTTGATCACGCAGAAGCTGTGGTGATGAGTTTTGCTCGCGCGGTGGAGGCAAAAGACGGAACCACTGGTGATCACTGTGATCGACTTATTCGACTTGTGACTTCTTTTGGGAATTATATTGGACTCATCCCTTCTGATATTCGAACACTTGTAAGAGCAAGCGTTGTCCATGACGTTGGCAAAATTGGTGTTCCGGATTCTATTCTTTTAAAGCCAGGAAAGCTCACGGACGAAGAATGGAAAGTCATGAAGCTTCATCCTCTTATTGGAGAGGAAATTTGTCGACCGCTACGCTCCTTCAAAGATGTGCTGCGTATTATTCGTCACCATCATGAAAAGTGGAATGGCTCTGGTTATCCCGATGGATTGAAAACTGAAGAAATTCCATACCTTGCTCGCATTTTTCAGATCATCGATGCTTATGATGCCATGACCACGGTGCGACCCTACAAAAAAGCATATTCAACGGAAGAGGCGCTCGCGCTTTTGCGAGAAGAGTCCAAACGCGGACTTTGGGATCCAGACATCCTTCAACAATTTATTGCGTTTATTGAACATCATCGTGGTGAATTTTCTCTCACCAGTTAAATGGTTTTGAGGAAGTGCTGAAGGGCTTCTAACAAATCTTCCTGATCTTCAATGCCGATCGAAAACCGTACAAGCGTATCATCAATACCGCGCGCTTCACGTATTTTTGCAGGGATTGAAGCATGGGTCATCGTTGCAGGATGACAGACAAGGGATTCAACAGCTCCTAAACTCTCCGCGAGCGTAAAAATTTTCATCTTTCCTAAAGCGCTCTGGAGTTTTTGAGCATCGGCATCAAGAACAATACTGATCATCCCCCCTCCCCCACACATCTGTTTTTTTGCAAGGTGGTGGTCCGGATGTGACGAGAGCCCGGGATAATAAACTTTTCTTATTTTTTTCTGTTTCTCTAAAAAGAGAGCAAGCGCGGCAGCATTCTTTACCTGCCTTTCCACTCGAACCGAAATTGTTTTTAAACCACGGTGAGTCAACCAGACATCAAAAGGTGAAGGGTTGAGTCCATAGACCATTCGCGCTCTCCAGAGTTCTTTCGCAAGTTCACTCTCGTTCATCACGAGCGCTCCTCCGACAACATCAGAATGTCCACCGATATATTTCGTCGTGCTATGAAGAACAACGTCCGCGCCTAAAGCAAGGGGTTGCTGAAGACATGGAGTCGCAAAAGTGTTATCAACAATGGTTCTAATCTTCTTTTTTTTGCCTATCGCACAGATCGTTTTGAGATCCACGAGTTTTAAGAGAGGATTTGTCGGAGTTTCGAGCCAAATATATTTTGTGTTGGAGCGAATCGCTTTTTGCCATGCATGAACATCATTGTTCGCAACATAACTGACATCGAGCTGAAATCGATCTTTCAGATGTTGAAGCAATCGATACGTGCCACCATAGACATCATCGACTGCAAGAACATGATCTCCCGAGTGAAGCTGCATCAGAAGAGCCATCGCAGCGCCAAGACCAGAGGAATAAACCACTGCATGTTTCCCCCCTTCGAGAGCTGCAATGGCCATTTCGAGATTTTGAAAATTCGGATTATCGGCACGCGTATAATCAAAACCCTGATGTTTGTTTGGCGCTTCTTGCGCGTAGGTGGAGGTTTGATAAAGAGGAGGAACAATTGCTCCTGTTTTACTCTCCGGCTTTTGTCCCACATGAACAACTTTGGTTTGGAAACGCATTCCCACCTCCGTAAAGCCAAACTGGTTCATCGTCTAGAGTCATTTATTGACCGATTCATAAAGAGCAATCGCTTCAGGTAAATATTTCTCAAGTTGTTTCGCGCGTGCACCACTTGAAGGAAAATCGTGGACATGCGAAACACGAGCAATCTTAAAGACGATAGTTCGAATTTTTCCCAATGCCGGTTCATCAGTGAGACTATCGTAATTAAGAGTTTTTTTACCGGTGATGCGATC from the Deltaproteobacteria bacterium RIFCSPHIGHO2_02_FULL_44_16 genome contains:
- a CDS encoding cystathionine gamma-synthase gives rise to the protein MRFQTKVVHVGQKPESKTGAIVPPLYQTSTYAQEAPNKHQGFDYTRADNPNFQNLEMAIAALEGGKHAVVYSSGLGAAMALLMQLHSGDHVLAVDDVYGGTYRLLQHLKDRFQLDVSYVANNDVHAWQKAIRSNTKYIWLETPTNPLLKLVDLKTICAIGKKKKIRTIVDNTFATPCLQQPLALGADVVLHSTTKYIGGHSDVVGGALVMNESELAKELWRARMVYGLNPSPFDVWLTHRGLKTISVRVERQVKNAAALALFLEKQKKIRKVYYPGLSSHPDHHLAKKQMCGGGGMISIVLDADAQKLQSALGKMKIFTLAESLGAVESLVCHPATMTHASIPAKIREARGIDDTLVRFSIGIEDQEDLLEALQHFLKTI